The Drosophila innubila isolate TH190305 chromosome 2R unlocalized genomic scaffold, UK_Dinn_1.0 1_C_2R, whole genome shotgun sequence DNA window CGTcactatttattttgttctttcgTATATGTACTGTGTACTTTTGTGTACTATAATTAATCTTTTGATTTCGATTATTTGTTTTCCCTTGACACACTGAACAGAGTCATATCCAGATGCAAATATGcgttaaaattgcaatttatgtaAAGATGTAACGATGTAACTCAGTCATCTAGTTTTATTATATCCCTTTTTTATGTGTCGTGTTAGCTCTTTTTTGTAGATTGGTAGGTAAGTTCCCATTATTGAATTTAGcgcaagcaaagcaaaaatacttatatttaaaaaattgaataatagtTGTGTGCACTCGATGTTTTTTTCTCGGTTATCTACTTGAACCAATTTCGCCTGCGAAATGGAAATAagcataaaaacatttattcaaaAGATATTCTAGTTAACAATATGACAAACAAATgttcattcaaaaatatactttgtgtatttatttcaaaatcggAGCAAAcaatttggcaatttttgttaacaattaacaacatcaaaaatacatcaaattgCTATTCATAAAACTATTATGTCTTCATTGTGGTTGCGAGGATATTATTTTAGGCATGCACAAATTTAACtaagtatttgtttaatatattacaaattcaaattctgaTAACAATAAGtcaattgcaaattgataACTAATACTGCAATCTCCGTGCAttcaagaaaacaaaaactgaaaaggTTTATCATGTAATTGGAactataaacacacacactgacatgCACACGGAAGGGGGAATCACAATTTCCATAACAGTTGCCTCGCATTAAAtttctgaaattaaaaagtgacaaaaaaaatacattgaaaatGACCATTACAATTCgttgcattatttttttttttagaaaattaataatcaatttttgtatCTCACCTCACCAGATGAATCGTCCGGCGAATGCTCCGACTAACGCCACAGCGGTCGCTCCCAGCACAGTTATTAGTCGGCTGCTCCGAACTGTACGAATGAAAAACAAGTTGTTATTAGAGACGCGTAATTAGATATACATTTATTGGGTGCACTAAAGGATGGGAATCCCAAAAGTATagcagtttaaaaaaatttactcgATAAATTAGAGcaagcattaaatattttttaaaaaaaaagaagcattgaaattattattaaaaaaagcagTATttgaaatgatatttaattgtCAGGTAAATTATCGGATGAGCaagtattaaacaaattaaggaatttaattacaatgaTCACTAAGACACTTACGTAAAAATTTTGACGGCATATTTAGATGTGACACTCTTAGAAACTTGATAGAACAGACACATATGCGTGGCGAAAGACGAGACGAGGCGGAGCGAAGGCAAAGTTGAAGGCAAATGATAAgcgaaatatatatagatacatgtgtgtgtgtgcgatcAGTTCCGGAACATCAATCATTTAGTGTTAGTCCTTGGTGATTGCTGAGAGTAGATACTTAAGTAGTTGAAAGTTGTAGTTCTTAGTTCTAAGTCGAAGACATCATTGATTGTTGTTGACGATGCGTAGAGAGAGACGTAGGTTAAAGACAGTAAGATAGAGAGCGCGACAGTAGGAGTGACAGGGAAAGCGACAGTGCTTAGACTATTTAATGTTAACGCGCTGACGTGATGATTTTGGTTTTACTTTGAGCAGTCCTTATAAATACGTAAATCTAAATAATTGAGCATCTCGGTGAGCTTCGATTTAAATCTAAGTATGTATGAATGGATTTGTGTGAGATCAGCCCAAGGTAAGATTGGACTGATGCTCGGATTTAATGTATATTCAATGATGATAGCGTCGATGGTTCAAGGCATAGTTGGGCCATTCTATTGCTCCTCATCACCTGAAGCGCCCGTGTTGCTCAGGGAGATGTGACGTCCGTATTTGGCCAGCCATTCAATAATAACGCCATTGGTCCAGCCAAAGCCCTTCTGCACTCCGTACTCTCCACCGCCGCCATGTCCTCCAAACTTTTCCGCATCGTACTGAATATAGAAACAAGTATATGTTAGAGTACCTCATGCAATTTccagatatttttttaagaattatgaAAACGAAagtaagaataaaattttagaaaatcaaaacagtgatctatttaaaaatagttttagaattttaaaaaatttaacggttttataaaaaagtccaaagctgaaatcaaaaatatttagcatgTTTAGCCTTGCCAATTTTTCTtcctaattaaaattttcttaataatttttcttgtttttaattacaagattcctaatttttggttttcaagtATTGGTTTTTTGATTTGGTATTTTTGAGCATTATTTGTCAGTGTCCGTGTAGGTAATTACAccaagcaaataacctatagagaagcCTGACTTTGCGTCCACCAGTGAAATTTACTATGGGCCAGTGAAATAGAACCGGTTCTTTTTTGTGGACACTTTCGTTGTATGAaatgacttctctataggttatttgcttagtagtaataatttgtcaataattttgttaaaatctcACCTTTTCAAACATGGCGCGAGTCTCGCGATATGCCTCAAAGTTGGACTTGACCCAACGTTGGCCCCATGTCTTGGACAGTTCCTTTGCCTCCGGTGTTCCCAAATTATCTAGACCCTCGACAAGAATGTATTGCATGGGGGCCCACACATTGGGGAAGTCCCACTGCTCACCCGTCTGAGACAGCGTATTCGGCACGCCACCCGGGAATGTGTCCAGTTTGTTCTTCTCAACATAGTTTAGAACTTTCTCAGAGATTTTCTCCGAATCGGAGATATTGTATGCCTTAACCCACAATGGTGACAGATTGGTTGGAACGAAGTAGTTGCGTGGTTTATCGTTGATCAAATCATAGTCCAGCCAGCAGCCGGCTTCTTCGTTCCACAGCACCGCTTGAATTGCCTGTAAGGTTGGAAATAGAATTATATCGATTGTATTGTATAATTATTGGGCAGCAGTGGAAGTAATTCCTTCACATACCTCTTGAATCTTTTGTGCCTTGGTCTCGTACTCCATCATCTTCTCGATGTTGCCGGCCTTCGAGTGGAATTCGGCAATAATCTTGGCGTTCCAGTATAGGATGGCATTCAGCTCGACGGGCACAATGGAACGGGTCTTGGCATCTGTTAGGTTTCCAACATTGGTGCCATTCTCGTTGATGTACCAGCGGGAGCTGAAGTCCATGCCTGACTCAGCAGCTGACTTCAGTTCGCTGTAGTGATCTTCCTTAGCCTCCTGTGTGGCAAAGCTCTGAGATGTTTCTACATCCTCACTGTAGGATTCGGGACGCGGTCCAGTTGATGAATCGCGGTATGCGACCAGGTTATGACCCTTAGCCTGCACGGTGTGATTGTTAATGAAATACTCAAACTCATGCTCCAGCACCTCCAAAGCATTGATGGCAAACAGATCGTCCTTTGTGAAGTCAACATAGCTCTTCACCATTGCCGTCAAGAGCGGAGGCTGGGAGCGACCCCAGTAGTAGACTCGACCACCATTTGGTATGAATCCAATGCGTTGAACAATGGACAAAAAGTTCTCGATCATGCCACGTGCTGTGTCCCTCATCTCGCTGTAGAGCAAACCACGAATGATCCAGTAGGAGTCCCAGTAGTAGAATTCAATGAAACGACCACCTGGCACGATAACAGGATTGGGTACGGGTATGATAGAGTAGTAATTGGGATTCTTGTGAACATCATCTTTCATTTTACGACCCAGTTCCTTCCAGATGTTATTCAGATCAGCGCCCCATTGCTTAAGATCCGGATCGCGGACGAGATCAAGAAAACTGGGATGCTCAATCCAATCTGTTGGCGTCCACACATCCAACTCGGTGCCCTTTTCACCAAAGTGAgcctagaaaaaaatatatatttggtaattataataatttgtaaggcagacaaattaatatttttcgtaCGTCaacaaattcttgaatttcaTCTTTGCTGGGCTTATTATTCTTCGATGTCATAAAAGCTTCAAAGTCCTCCATAGTTTTTTCAGGCGAAACTTTCAGTTTCATATCCACAAACGTCTTCGAGTCCGGATAAAGCTTCGCCATTTGTACAGTGTCCAAAAGGGGGCCATAGCAGTAGATTTGGCTGCAACGGAAAAGTCGTAATTTGATTCAGTTTAGAAGTAGTcagatattttatataaagagAATATGTTTCACATTCGAAattctaatatatttttatacgaTTGACTTTTCCGTCGATTCCTAAGTATAAACTTAAGTTGCATATATATTGgtttaaaatgtgtaaaacaacccatttttttttttttttaaattgttattcagGTGTGTTGTACAAATCTCTATCAGCACAAAAGCAACCCAAAGAAATGGTTGGTGTTCCTGAACAAAGCAACCATTGCCTTCaagtgtttaaaaaaatgttaagagatttgacaacatttaatatttatttatttttttaattaataaaaatgcataaaatacattttaaatgattttgttaattatataaaatattcctaagtctaaaaattcgaaaataataataaaataataaattaatgttcgcatttgagttttctttttatttctagaCAAAACAAGTTTCTGTCAGACTCTTAAATATGGAATCTCCTATTAACTTACTTAACATTCTACTACTCGAATGCAGTTGCGAATCAgatataaattgtattgtgCACTAAGAACTATGATATTggaaataattacatttgattttatacaCGTAaggggttttttttatatctttaggATGTATCACTTTACACGACtacaactaatttaattttgttgtaataCTTTGGATTGGTGAATTTTTCACAAACTCATCTTACATGAGATCTTCCAGATCAGCTTCTTTTCGGAAACATAAtccaaaaaacaattattccTTTATGTTTCACAAAACTCtggacattttttttaaatcacaaaattagttacaatttatttaaaatttaaattttcatattttatgtgATCAATAAATAGAgataatatgaatttaaatcattcaccaaatttttttttttcttatatatatataaattatcatTTGAAAGCATTTGTTGCTTCGTTTACCCGACAGTTGCTTTTGGGTTGTTAGAAACTTGTAAGACAACCtgactgaaataaaaattcattataatggaatttaatttatttttgaatacgACATTCAGTCATCGCTGCTCTCAGCCCTGTTTTTACTCTTCTTCGTGTGCAAGTTATATTTCTAGCGCCtgcttgattttattttaatataaatcctTTCATAATTTATAGCACAATTCAATACCTGGTATTAATAACAGTaacttttctaatttttggCAACAATGTGCATAGATGCAGGGTATAAATATGTCACAAATTGTATAAAGCAAGACTTCGTCGTAAAAGCTTTGAGCcatattttatacttataaagggagagagagtgagatcTTAATAGCACTTCAAGCTTACGTCATTAATTAGTGTAAATGATAATTTGAGTTCGATCTGCTTTAGTTCAACACGAGTAAAAACCCTGTTCAATAGAATTTACTACCACAATTACATATacgtataataaataatatagacAGTTCACGAACTGAAGTCTATTGGTAACTAATGTCACGTTTATTTGCTATTGATCACGTTTGGGAAAACAAGTCTcgaactttatttatttgcaataaatatgtatatatatttatatacaatttaataattatatatatatattgtattattaatataggcaatatcacaatttttaaatacaagacttaatattgttcggtttatataaatattgaggACCGGTTCGTCGGTTTGAATGGAAACCAGTTGATGAATGCATACAGCGttcaaatgtttataattatatttttatatgatactACTAATTagttaaatgcattaaaaaaccGATTCTTATGTAAATCCATTGAATATACTGTCAGACTAGAGTGGTGAAAATGGGAAATGAAAACTTACCACGAGGTAAAGTTGTAGGTCTCGACGTTCTTAACAATCGCATTCTCGCTATCCGTACCGAATTCGATTAGACTCCTCGCCCGTAGTTGAGGCAATGCTGCGAGGCAGCAGAGGAGGATTATTAGATCGAATGTCCTTAGCATTGTCATTTCAATTGTACTGAGACTAAGGAACTGTATCGCTTTGATTGCTCGTATTATTTAGTCGGTTAATTAAACGCCTTGCCGCTCACTTGATCACTTATGTACGAGTACGCGACTCTACATACacaagtatgtgtgtatgttagtAATTAAGTACCGAAATTATCACACTGAGTGGGCTTTGACTGGTtaaaaagtgttatttttactttttaatttttaacacaaAATAGGAAATTGTGGCTTCGCGAATGGCGACCGCACTTTGGTGTAGATTGCGTTTCCCTAATTAAGTAAATGTGTATTTGTCTACAGGATAATCGGAGTAAGTTTTTCCCTCTCAATTGCACTTAGCACTTGCGTCAACGACACAGACACAACCTGCGCCCTGTCAGTGCAAGAATACTTCTAACTGTTTCGGCcgatttcatttataaaataaatggctGAACGaccacaactacaacaacaacgaatatgacacgactgcgacagcgactgaggcagaggcagcgccATTATAATCATTGCCGAACAAGAGCAAGTGATCGGCACACGACAACGCACGAGCAGAACGCGAGCACGAGCACGAGCACGAACTTGAAAATAAACGAAGTGGGCGTGGATCGTGTGttctatttataaatcaacTGAGCTAGCAATTGTGTCTGAGGCGAAGCCGAAGTCGAGGCCTAAGAATACGAATACAcggtattttaatttatccgTTACTTGATATTGTTCGgatgatttttatattctgtTACATATATGCGCATGACAGGGATTCACTTATCAGGCTacttatttatgtttgttcCTTCAATACTGCTTGTTATATTAATCGGGTTATTTTGGGTTAttctaaatgcatatttaaataggcGAAGAAAAACGGAGCAAATGGATTGCAGGCAATCGTATTTGCATACAGTCATACTAGTATTTATTATGGGCGTATCATCAACTGATAAACGCATATGTACCCGTATATAAGTGCAGAACAGAGAAGCTATCCACAGATGCACCCAATTATTGCAATTAACAtacttttaattacttttactttCCTATAATACTAGTACTTTTCCTAACACTTTTATTCTCATTTGTTCACTTTATAATCAGTCGatcttacaaaataaataattcacatattgattttagaaatataaaacccttccataaaaattaattctatttGTCTTAATTAACCAAAAAcccataaatttgtatatgtatttctaGAACACTCCATATAGTTTAAATGTTagttataaacaatattttaaattgattacattttcttttaaaattgacCCCCGCATATTTCTCAAGAAATAGCAACTGGGTTCTGTGGTTGACTTGTCGCTGTAACCAGCTTTTactgtaaaatatgcaaatcagAGTCAGAAAACATACAGGTATGTAGAACATGTTGGTACGATATGACGACTGTTTTGGATCAAATGAAACTCAACGATTTTTGGATTTAATcacacaattttaaatgcaaattacaaacataaaaaatcaactgTTCTATTTACAATTAGTGTCAGGTTGATTTACTAAACGTGGAAATCCCTTAGGAATCTCATTAGATTCCATTATAGACACACATAGCGTTAAGATACTTTTGATCGAGGTATTTATTTACATCTTGAATGGGCTTAACACAATTCACACGAGTGGAAAAAGTCCTCACTCTAATAAATgtttgtatacatttattatttataaatatgcttGCAAAATTCCGCACAATTCCCTATTTATAGATATACCCTATATAATAGGAATAATCAACCGAAACTGCGTCGCAATGTTTTGAGGTAAAGGTATATACGTTCCACTGTTTTGAGTTGCATAGAGGTTTGACGggggaaaataaaaagatgTCGACTGATAAAGATCTGCAACAAGATTGTCAAAAATGGGCGTATGTCAATGATCACAGCGCCAAATTGCGAcgttcatattaaaatttgagaaCCTGGACCTGATCATTGACCGGGAAATTCATTATGAATTGTCGTATGTCGTATGTCGCATGTCGCAAGACACTTGTCGCATGTGGCACTTTTAGTGATTTATCGCATTTAGTTAGTTAATGTTCACTTGAGTGTATctagtatacatatgtatatactctCATTCACATTGAAACCTAAGTACGTATTCCAGACTCAAGCGATACGATGATATAACCGAGCAGAACCGAGCACGAGTATCGTTGTGGTGTGTGGTAGCACTTGTACTACGAGTATCTATTGTTGTGACATCTAGATTCTCGAAACAAAAGCCACTTTGTTGACTCGCAAATTGGCCCCaaagacaaaaaacaaaaacggaACAGTTGTGCAATTTAATTGCACCTGTGGGAGAGACTTGATCATTGTCTCTGACCAATCCCGTCATTCTATAACATTTGTGACGACAGTAAGACCGTTTCATTGAAGTTTAATGCATTCCACTCGGTTCTGAAACTTAAACACGTCACAATCTTAAGCTCAAGCTGTCGCTTGAAAATCGTGATATCATTGTGGCATTATGATCTGATACTTATTGTACAATTAGGCATACTTTGACTTTTAATACTTTCCAAATTGTCTACTAAGATGCATAAAACTCTAGACAGTTGACTTGAAAATTGAGTTGAatttatatagtaaatataattaggCAGTCAGCCTGTGGCAATTACAGAGTAATATTATccttatcattttaattaattacattaacTAATTGTATTATCAAAAtctatttcttataattaatGTCGATGTCGAGTTAATAAGGAAGGGCTTATCCGTAACTCATACCAATTGTATGACTTATTGTTAGGTATAAAAAAACCTCCGAAAAAGTAAGGCCATTCGATTGTTATGACTGTAAAACTtgctaaacaaatatttaaacggGTGTAATGGacttttcaataattaatgTGTTGATATGTTGATGACAAATAGATGCCAGTTGGTACGTGATAGGAATTTCAAATAGATATCTACTATGTACTTAGGTATTTATAACAtacttcaaaaatatttccgattccgcttaaataaagcgaaaaaaagaaaaatacacaaTTAATTCCGGTTTACGTTCTGGATAATTCAACATTGAAACGAAATGCATTAAAGTCATTAAGCCAATTTCAGTGCGGCAATATCAAGTCAGAGACAGActtagatttaaataaatataaatatgcataccCAAGGAATATACAAAGATTAATGGGTTAAGTAACGTCTTTACCCTGATTATCtattagcttaaaaaatatttcgaatttCTTATTTGAAGGAAAGATTTCTTATTTGAATCTTGAGGTGAAGATTGTACCTTAAccttaacaataaaatacaatcaaTCATACGCAGtctaatgaataaaatgattgATGACAGTATATATAATCAAGTAGTTAATACTACTAATATATACCCTTTCGTTCGCTCTAAAATTCTCTTTCTTCTTAACTTAACTTTCTGTTTCACTTgacttattaattttcatattggCTATAATTACTTTAGCATACGTCATCGtttgatttattgatttttttttttgcgtggTCGAGTGACGCATTTATACGCTCAACTGGCCTAAGAGTATTCACCGAAATTGAAACTCTCaatcaattcaaaaattggTAGAAATCTGACAGAAAAGCGACAAGAAAACCCGTTCCGAAAATGGCCCAACAATCgcgttttaattaattgcagccTATGCAAATAATGCGAAACGGTCGTGCTCAAGATTATGATTCAAGGACGACATTCATAATAATGTGAATAGTATTTTAATGGTCGAATGGCTTAATTAGCATAGATATAACTGCAAAAACTTGTATAACAATTTTCATAGTTATCGTGGGGATTAATATGCGGGTAACAGTGACAGTCTCGGTGACTTTTcctcttttcatttcatttctaaTTCGTTTTCcaattaatgttttataaCACTATTTTagtatcttttaaaataatgtgaCACAAAAATAACAGAACTATTATCAAAGAtaggaatattttttatttttttgtcgaaTTCAGCTCGGAAACTATTTGTTAAATAGTGGTagaatttataataaagttCATCCAATTTATAAGTAGAAAATTGACGTGAGATTACTTTAATTGGTTTGCAAAATTGCTCAAAACAAGTGGAGTGACATTAAGGTTAAATCCGTTTGAACTATCCATTAAAATGTCATGAGTACTTGGTTGTTTTCTTGATGTTATCTAAAGACCAAAAAGGTCAATAAGGTAAAATCCGTCAATGATATAAGTTTTATATGATAGGAGTTGATCCTGTACTTGACATTGAAAATAATCTGGAATGTTTAATTGATCATGAGATTTACTTGGTCAAGAGCAATGAATCGATCGAAGTGTAATCCACTTCAGTTAATCCCCAGTTCCCAGGCCCCAGCCTATGATAAAGTATTCTTTAACTCTTGCACTATTGAACAAAgtacttaattttattctataaatttccAAGAGCATTGCAAATAAACTTCAATCCACTTCAAACGGAAATTACATTGCTAACTTTTCCCATTTACGACTAAGTCACAAGTtcagggcaaaaaaaaaacaactgatAAGCAAAAATCATTATCGTTAACAGTATCAATTTCATTAGCAGAAGATATATGGAAGGAGTATGTGTACAGGCATTTGTTAAGAGTTTTGTTTACTGTCCCTGACTTGAACG harbors:
- the LOC117785377 gene encoding trehalase isoform X1 → MTMLRTFDLIILLCCLAALPQLRARSLIEFGTDSENAIVKNVETYNFTSCQIYCYGPLLDTVQMAKLYPDSKTFVDMKLKVSPEKTMEDFEAFMTSKNNKPSKDEIQEFVDAHFGEKGTELDVWTPTDWIEHPSFLDLVRDPDLKQWGADLNNIWKELGRKMKDDVHKNPNYYSIIPVPNPVIVPGGRFIEFYYWDSYWIIRGLLYSEMRDTARGMIENFLSIVQRIGFIPNGGRVYYWGRSQPPLLTAMVKSYVDFTKDDLFAINALEVLEHEFEYFINNHTVQAKGHNLVAYRDSSTGPRPESYSEDVETSQSFATQEAKEDHYSELKSAAESGMDFSSRWYINENGTNVGNLTDAKTRSIVPVELNAILYWNAKIIAEFHSKAGNIEKMMEYETKAQKIQEAIQAVLWNEEAGCWLDYDLINDKPRNYFVPTNLSPLWVKAYNISDSEKISEKVLNYVEKNKLDTFPGGVPNTLSQTGEQWDFPNVWAPMQYILVEGLDNLGTPEAKELSKTWGQRWVKSNFEAYRETRAMFEKYDAEKFGGHGGGGEYGVQKGFGWTNGVIIEWLAKYGRHISLSNTGASVRSSRLITVLGATAVALVGAFAGRFIW
- the LOC117785377 gene encoding trehalase isoform X2, producing MNANAQIYCYGPLLDTVQMAKLYPDSKTFVDMKLKVSPEKTMEDFEAFMTSKNNKPSKDEIQEFVDAHFGEKGTELDVWTPTDWIEHPSFLDLVRDPDLKQWGADLNNIWKELGRKMKDDVHKNPNYYSIIPVPNPVIVPGGRFIEFYYWDSYWIIRGLLYSEMRDTARGMIENFLSIVQRIGFIPNGGRVYYWGRSQPPLLTAMVKSYVDFTKDDLFAINALEVLEHEFEYFINNHTVQAKGHNLVAYRDSSTGPRPESYSEDVETSQSFATQEAKEDHYSELKSAAESGMDFSSRWYINENGTNVGNLTDAKTRSIVPVELNAILYWNAKIIAEFHSKAGNIEKMMEYETKAQKIQEAIQAVLWNEEAGCWLDYDLINDKPRNYFVPTNLSPLWVKAYNISDSEKISEKVLNYVEKNKLDTFPGGVPNTLSQTGEQWDFPNVWAPMQYILVEGLDNLGTPEAKELSKTWGQRWVKSNFEAYRETRAMFEKYDAEKFGGHGGGGEYGVQKGFGWTNGVIIEWLAKYGRHISLSNTGASVRSSRLITVLGATAVALVGAFAGRFIW